The DNA sequence TGATGCGGGGAAATACCGGTGAAATCACGTTTCGGCCGCCTTGTGAGGGCATGTCGATAGATGTGCCTTCAAGGAGGTGGCATGGAGGTGATCATCACGGTGCGGCTTCCCCGGGACGCCGCGAGCGTTCCGGTGATCAGGGGTATCCTCAACGCGGCGCTCCGGGTGATCGGAGTCGCCCCGCAGGTTCGTGACGACATCCAGCTCATGCTCGCCGAGGCCTGCACCAACGTCGTGCTGCACGCGCGGGCCGCCGACGAGTACGACGTGACCGCGCGGGTCTGCGAGGACCTGTGCGTGCTCAAGGTGACCGACCAGGGCGGCGGGCTCATCGACGAGTCCGTCCCGGCGGCCGCGGGCCTCGCCGAGACCGGGCGCGGCCTGAAGATCATGGAGGACCTGGCGGACGCCATGCTCGTGGCGAATTTCCCGGAGAGAGGGCTGAGCGTCCATTTGGAAAAGGTCCTGCAGTTCGCCCCGGACGCGCTCGGGGAAAGGCTGCAGGTGGCATCCGCGAATGGGGCGAACACGCACCTGAGGCGGTAACCCGCACACGGCGGGAG is a window from the Thermopolyspora flexuosa genome containing:
- a CDS encoding ATP-binding protein — translated: MEVIITVRLPRDAASVPVIRGILNAALRVIGVAPQVRDDIQLMLAEACTNVVLHARAADEYDVTARVCEDLCVLKVTDQGGGLIDESVPAAAGLAETGRGLKIMEDLADAMLVANFPERGLSVHLEKVLQFAPDALGERLQVASANGANTHLRR